The Candidatus Synechococcus calcipolaris G9 nucleotide sequence AGTCCAGAGTTGGCAGCAATTCATTATACCGAATAACCATCCGGGGCTAGTGGTTTCGTCGCTGCTAAATGACCGGCTAAATGATCGGGTTTCTTTGGGGGATCATCACTAAACTAGAGGAAAGGAAACAACCCTTCTCTCAACCTGAATCTGGATCATTACCTGCTATGGCTCCCACCCCCGTGACTGAACATACTTACCTCCCTGCTCAAACCTATCAGTGGCGAGACTGGGCGATCGCCTACCGTCAGAGTGGGGACGCGGGGCCCCCTGTGGTACTGATCCATGGGTTTGGTGCTTCCAGCCTCCATTGGCGGAAAAATTTGCCCGTTCTTGGTGCCACCTTTCAGGTCTATGCCCTTGATTTAATTGGTTTTGGTCAGTCCGCTAAACCCAATCCTGATAATTTTGCCTATACCTTTGATCATTGGGCCCAATTAGTTCTCGATTTTTGCCAAGACATTATTGGTGAACCCGTTTTTTTAGTGGGTAATTCCATTGGCTGTGTCGTTGCACTGCAAGCCGCAGTCACAGAACCTAACCGAGTTCGCGGACTGGCACTCCTCAACTGCTCCCTACGCCAACTCCATCACCGCAATCGCGAAAAACTGCCCTGGTATCAACAGTGGGGTGTGAATTTAGTCCAAAAATTTCTCGCCTACCCACCCTTGGGCCATCTCTTTTTTGCTTCCCTAGCTAAACCCAAGGCAATTCGCAAGATTCTCTGCCAGGCCTACGCCAGTGCTGATGCCGTCAGCGATGAATTGATTGACATTATCTATCAGCCGGCCCGAGACCCTGGAGCCGCCGATGTTTTCATTGCCTTCATCACCTACTCCGATGGCCCCCTACCGGAAGATTTGCTGGCCCAAATCACCTGTCCCACCCTCATTTTGTGGGGGGAAAAGGATCCCTGGGAAGACTACCGCGTCGGTCAAGAATGGGTTAAGTTTCCGGGGGTCAAGGAGTTTATTCTTCTGCCTGGTTTGGGGCATTGTCCCCAAGATCAAGACCCAGACGTAGTGAATACCTATTTGCAGACTTTTTTAGCGGATCTAGCACTTCGTTAATTGCTATAAAAATGAGAATACAAAAATAATTTTACGAGAAACAAAAATACAAGTAGAACTATGACAGTTCGTAAATCTACACTTTGTTTCCCCACGAACTGATTGCTCTCGTTACAGTAAGCGCAGGGAACTAGTTTTTCTGTTAATATCTTGTAATATTAAAACCATGAAAGCAACACACTGGTTGGGAATTGCACTACTGACAGGTTTCCTTGCGGGCCCTGAGATTCCAGCAACGGCTCAAATTACGCCAGCGGTAAACGGTACCGGCACGATCGTTAATTTTAACGGTCATCAGTACGACATTTCCGGTGGTGCAACCTCCAGTGATGGTCGCAATCTCTTCCATGTTCTCAAGGACTTTAATCTCAGCGATCAGCAAATTGCCAATTTCATGGCCAACCCGGGACTTTTTAATATTTTAACAGGGGTTAATGGTGGGCAGCCCTCTTACATTAATGGTCTGATTCAAATTACAGGGGGTTCCCCCAACCTCTATTTCCTTAATCCGGCCGGAATTGTGTTTGGGCCCAATGCCAGTTTAAATGTACCCGCCGCCTTCCATGCCTCAACGGCCCAGCGAGTCCACTTTGATGGTGGCATTTTTGATCTCAATGGGGTCAACGACTATGCCAATCTCCTCGGGAATCCCACAGGTTTTCAGTTTGCCAATACTGGAATTATCATCAATGAAGGAAATTTGTCTGTCCAGCCTGGTCAAAATCTGAGCCTAATGGGCCACCAGGTTCTGAATACGGGAACCCTCTCGGCCCCAGGTGGAAACGTTACGATTGTGGCCGTGCCTGAGACGGGCATGGTGCGGATTTCCCAGGAGGGGATGCTCCTGAGCTTAGAAATTCCCATGGATCGCATTCCCGAAGATGGGGTGATTCGGGCGACAGATCTACCGGCCCTAATAACGGGTGGGGGACAGCGTCCTCGCGTCAATAGCGTGATTCACCATGCCGATGGCTCCGTTAGCTTGATCCATGATCCGACCAAGGTGGCCATGAATCGGAATACGGCCTTAGTGGGCGGGGCGATCGATGTTTCTAGCGGTAGTGGCATGGGGGGAACAATTAATGTTCTCGGTAAAAATATTGGACTCATTAGTGCCAACCTAGATGCCTCCGGTATTTTGGGTGGTGGCACGATGTTGATTGGCGGTGACTATCTGGGGGGCAGTGCCGGAACCCAGCGGTTGGATGCTAGTTTCAATGCCCAGAACCTATTCATTAATCCGGGTAGTGTGATCAAGGCTGATGCCCTCACCCATGGAAATGGCGGAACCGTGATTGCCTGGGCCGATGGTAGTACCCAGTTCCATGGCTTAATTACGGCCCGAGGTGGCCCCCAAGGGGGGGATGGTGGTTTTGTGGAAACATCGGGTCGGCAGGCACTCAGCGTTACCGGCATGGTGGATACCTCTGCTCCCCAAGGGTTAACGGGAACCTGGCTCCTTGATCCCACGGATATTGAAATTGTACCTGGGACGGTGGGGCTTGTTGGTGGAGTTGTGGATGGTGTCTTTGAATTCAAGGAGCTTGGACTAGCTGCTAATGCGCAAGTTGGGGCTGAATCTATTCAAAATGCTCTCTTAACTAACAATGTCATCGTTACCACCCAAAGTGGCGGCCCGTCTCAGGGAAATATTGTCGTCAATGCACCGATTACTTCTGGCTCAGGTAATTTCCTTGAGTTATTGGCCAATAACAATATTGCGATTAATCAATCGATTAGTTTGCAAAATGGAAAACTAATTTTACATAGTTCGGGTACGGGCACAAATGTCACTCAAACGGCCAGTATCACTGCCAATGCCCTAGAGTTAATTGGTGCAGCTAATTTTAACTTGACCAATCCCCAAAATGCCGTCACCACTTTGAGTTCATCTTCAACGAATCCAATGAACTCCTTAGCCTTCGTTAATAACGTGCCGCTGATTATTTCCAATCTTCAAAGTACAGGCAATATTGATCTAACTTCAGGCACATTAACTCTTAATGGAGCAACCATTACGAGTCAATCCGGTGGAATCAGCTTTAACGGAAACACTACTCTTCAAGGGAATAATACGGTCAATGCCATCAATAACAATGTCATTTTTAATAATCTCCTGAATGGGCCCGGTAGCCTATCTCTTTCCGCTAGTAATGCTAACTTCGTGGGGGCGATCGGTTCGACTACCCCTGTGGTTAACCTGGGTTTAAGTATTAGTAATACAACGATTTTTAATAATACCGTTAACTCCCAAACCATTACGACCGGCTCTAGTGGCACAACTCAGATTCGCGGCAATATTGATACTAGCAATAACCAAATTTATAATAATGCTGTTGTTATCAATCCCGTAAATCCTGGTTCGCCCTTAACGATCAATGGTAATCAAATTAACTTCAACTCAACCCTCAACACGGGCAGTGGTACGATTGTCTTATCCTCCGGGGCGGGGGTGAATTTTAACGGCGGTGCCAATAGTGTTTCTGGTACGGGCGGTTTGATTTTTGGGGTGACGGGAATCGGTAACTTTAGTCAAAGCAACTTTACCCCCCTAGCCAATGGTTTTAGTTTTATTGGTGTAGGTGCACCCCAAGGGGTCAATATTACCAGTAATATTACGGTGCAGGATCCCCTAATTATTGGTTCCCTGGGTTCAATTAACACCAATGGCAATTCGATTACTGGGGTCGATAATGCCAGCATTACCCTGCGTAGTGTAACA carries:
- a CDS encoding alpha/beta fold hydrolase, with the translated sequence MAPTPVTEHTYLPAQTYQWRDWAIAYRQSGDAGPPVVLIHGFGASSLHWRKNLPVLGATFQVYALDLIGFGQSAKPNPDNFAYTFDHWAQLVLDFCQDIIGEPVFLVGNSIGCVVALQAAVTEPNRVRGLALLNCSLRQLHHRNREKLPWYQQWGVNLVQKFLAYPPLGHLFFASLAKPKAIRKILCQAYASADAVSDELIDIIYQPARDPGAADVFIAFITYSDGPLPEDLLAQITCPTLILWGEKDPWEDYRVGQEWVKFPGVKEFILLPGLGHCPQDQDPDVVNTYLQTFLADLALR
- a CDS encoding CHAT domain-containing protein — translated: MKATHWLGIALLTGFLAGPEIPATAQITPAVNGTGTIVNFNGHQYDISGGATSSDGRNLFHVLKDFNLSDQQIANFMANPGLFNILTGVNGGQPSYINGLIQITGGSPNLYFLNPAGIVFGPNASLNVPAAFHASTAQRVHFDGGIFDLNGVNDYANLLGNPTGFQFANTGIIINEGNLSVQPGQNLSLMGHQVLNTGTLSAPGGNVTIVAVPETGMVRISQEGMLLSLEIPMDRIPEDGVIRATDLPALITGGGQRPRVNSVIHHADGSVSLIHDPTKVAMNRNTALVGGAIDVSSGSGMGGTINVLGKNIGLISANLDASGILGGGTMLIGGDYLGGSAGTQRLDASFNAQNLFINPGSVIKADALTHGNGGTVIAWADGSTQFHGLITARGGPQGGDGGFVETSGRQALSVTGMVDTSAPQGLTGTWLLDPTDIEIVPGTVGLVGGVVDGVFEFKELGLAANAQVGAESIQNALLTNNVIVTTQSGGPSQGNIVVNAPITSGSGNFLELLANNNIAINQSISLQNGKLILHSSGTGTNVTQTASITANALELIGAANFNLTNPQNAVTTLSSSSTNPMNSLAFVNNVPLIISNLQSTGNIDLTSGTLTLNGATITSQSGGISFNGNTTLQGNNTVNAINNNVIFNNLLNGPGSLSLSASNANFVGAIGSTTPVVNLGLSISNTTIFNNTVNSQTITTGSSGTTQIRGNIDTSNNQIYNNAVVINPVNPGSPLTINGNQINFNSTLNTGSGTIVLSSGAGVNFNGGANSVSGTGGLIFGVTGIGNFSQSNFTPLANGFSFIGVGAPQGVNITSNITVQDPLIIGSLGSINTNGNSITGVDNASITLRSVTPQTFQQLTTGTLSLANLNQLPIGQGSIIAGNISSSGGFINLAGQTISANNIFTSTNNAQIRLVSDDAINTGNLTSNGGAIALFSAFSSITTGNIFSGGGLVYLDSIGDITTGNIFTRGGNIDIAAYGGGNIATGTLDTSGSGGNISLFGQNVSTGNINTNGGTFISRSGNFTPLTGVADIDPVVSGNLSISSLFEGTSSSGTQVGNLTFGSLTTNGGNVSLTGNNILFEFINAGSGTININAGNSLRATGGFFQNGIFTSLFGSSINLFINSDTPFLVGDSSQNGAAGALSTGTTTIAPTSPTSPITLSGVVQQDTIRFENLGPQLAQGCTAQELDNNECAQIETDLIPIPPVSRSPFIDPLLATGPVLFNPTFLLSQIDLAFAQGDLERALSLMEQLSDQEFNSYFGRAFSEGAMSLERVQQILALIAEQTGQKPALIYVLSRPQQVELLLVMPEGEPIHRPIRGVSQVELTSVVQSFANQVRDPRLTETTSYLAPAQQLYQWLIGPLREDLDAQDINTLVFSLDATTRGIPMAALHDGQQFLVENFSTGLVPSMSLMDPRYRDIRQGRILAMGAEEFVDQSPLPAVPIELAQITQDLGGGVEFINEQFTIPNLQAERRRQSFNVIHLATHGEFNPGSPDDSFIVFSDGRLTLNDMPNLRLDRSDIELLTLSACRTAAGDNNAELGFAGLAVQSGIKSALASLWYVSDEGTLALMTEFYRQLNTAPIKAEALRQAQIGMINGTVQVRDNELQSVRGEAGIPLPATITRGVSDRTLTHPYYWAAFTMIGSPW